A stretch of Primulina tabacum isolate GXHZ01 chromosome 13, ASM2559414v2, whole genome shotgun sequence DNA encodes these proteins:
- the LOC142522440 gene encoding 1-aminocyclopropane-1-carboxylate oxidase 3-like, with product MATFPVVNMENLNGEERPATMEIIKDACENWGFFELVNHGIAIELLDTVERLTKEHYKKTMEQRFKEMVASKGLDSVQSEITDLDWESTFFLRHLPTSNISEIPDLEDEYRKVMKEFAAQLEKLAEQLLDLLCENLGLEKGYLKKAFYGSKGPTFGTKVSNYPPCPKPDLIKGLRAHTDAGGIILLFQDDKVSGLQLLKGDEWVDVPPMRHSIVINIGDQLEVITNGKYKSVLHRVIAQTDGTRMSIASFYNPGSDAVIYPAPALAEKKESKDLYPKFVFEDYMKLYVGVKFEAKEPRFEAFKNMENTAKLDPIATA from the exons ATGGCAACTTTCCCAGTGGTTAACATGGAGAATCTCAATGGAGAAGAGAGACCTGCAACGATGGAGATCATAAAAGATGCCTGTGAAAACTGGGGTTTCTTTGAG TTGGTGAATCATGGGATTGCTATTGAGCTTTTGGACACGGTGGAGAGGCTGACAAAGGAGCACTACAAGAAAACTATGGAACAGAGATTTAAGGAAATGGTGGCGAGTAAAGGGCTGGACTCTGTTCAGTCTGAAATCACTGATTTGGACTGGGAAAGCACTTTCTTCTTGCGCCATCTTCCTACCTCAAACATTTCAGAAATCCCTGATCTTGAAGATGAATACAG GAAAGTTATGAAGGAATTTGCAGCCCAACTGGAGAAGCTGGCGGAGCAGCTCCTTGATTTGCTGTGTGAGAATCTTGGGCTTGAGAAGGGTTATCTGAAAAAGGCATTCTATGGATCCAAGGGCCCAACCTTTGGCACAAAGGTTAGCAACTACCCACCATGCCCCAAGCCAGACCTGATCAAGGGTCTCCGAGCCCACACAGACGCCGGTGGCATCATACTTCTCTTCCAAGATGATAAGGTCAGCGGGCTGCAGCTACTCAAAGGTGACGAATGGGTTGACGTTCCACCAATGCGCCATTCCATTGTCATCAACATTGGTGACCAGCTTGAG GTGATAACAAATGGAAAATACAAGAGCGTGCTGCACCGAGTGATCGCACAGACAGATGGAACTAGAATGTCTATTGCATCATTCTACAATCCAGGAAGTGATGCTGTGATCTATCCGGCACCAGCATTGGCTGAGAAGAAAGAGAGCAAAGATCTGTACCCGAAATTCGTTTTCGAGGATTACATGAAGCTATATGTAGGAGTCAAGTTCGAAGCCAAGGAGCCAAGATTTGAAGCCTTCAAGAACATGGAAAACACGGCTAAATTGGATCCAATTGCAACTGCTTAA